Sequence from the Candidatus Cloacimonadaceae bacterium genome:
GACGCTGCCAACCAATACTACAAGAAGCTCGATGACGAGGCGAAAAAGAGATTCCGTTTTCATCACGTTTCCACGGACGAAGTCTATGGTTCGCTTGGCGATGAAGGGATGTTTTTGGAGACCACGCCCTATGATCCGTCGTCTCCTTATTCAGCTTCCAAAGCGGCTTCCGACCATCTTGTGCGTGCCTGGCACCGCACTTTCGGCTTGCCGGTTTTGATCTCAAACTGCTCAAACAACTATGGCGGCTATCAATTCCCCGAAAAGCTGATTCCCCTGATGATCCTCAACTGTCTGGCTCACAAACCTTTGCCCGTTTATGGCAAGGGCTTGAACGTGCGCGATTGGCTCTTTGTGCGCGATCACTGCGATGCCATCAACATCATCGTCAAACATGGAAAACCCGGCGATACATACAACATCGGCGGGCACAACGAAATGAAGAACATCGATATCGTCCACACCATCTGCCATTTGTTGGACGAGCTCGCGCCTTCTGAAAAGCTCTCCTCCTACACGGAACTCATCACCTACGTGACTGACCGTCCGGGACACGATCTCCGCTATGCC
This genomic interval carries:
- the rfbB gene encoding dTDP-glucose 4,6-dehydratase; protein product: MKRIIVTGGAGFIGANYIHNLFEDNDFGGIVVNVDKLTYAGNLESLQDIQTEHGGKRYFFELADICDPRKIKDIFEKYEPDTVINFAAESHVDRSIEGPMEFINTNITGTAVMLDAANQYYKKLDDEAKKRFRFHHVSTDEVYGSLGDEGMFLETTPYDPSSPYSASKAASDHLVRAWHRTFGLPVLISNCSNNYGGYQFPEKLIPLMILNCLAHKPLPVYGKGLNVRDWLFVRDHCDAINIIVKHGKPGDTYNIGGHNEMKNIDIVHTICHLLDELAPSEKLSSYTELITYVTDRPGHDLRYAIDASKIQRELGWAPKETFNTGIRKTIEWYLQNRVWWQNIQNQTYRQERLGLIK